One genomic segment of Panicum virgatum strain AP13 chromosome 2N, P.virgatum_v5, whole genome shotgun sequence includes these proteins:
- the LOC120660192 gene encoding uncharacterized protein LOC120660192 yields the protein MDPQLKLIMDELKTLTASVTDLKLSVEDCIDGVERSLGDRFSVLEGAASEFGDWKPRIESFMEDLRVEVGALRKTVNRVVLDSHLPLLRASFLRPGRALLLRLLASRATTLMGTVRHQVPGSLCLGRCSPLRTSRSREEVLEPMKDFRKPEFFSSGRAAVKAPLPLPLPPKVDKGGTPSHVADHCAADAFRPRPFEDKLSALCAYHRARGLCEKCVEKWSRDPRCSEPHPHVLQELWDLCQLDDPAEGTSSPDDSVSADQLMSYWWQRFKVPDGGVLHCDSYFSALQWTTNGCSFHSEAKVLPLAHYDMIVGMDWLESFSPMKVDWKQKWLLIPYQGSTALLQGIQSSIPEFSVVKICVVLLVDGKAVQLEVPPNLHALLEEFSAVFQPPLGLPPTRACDHSIPLVPGATPVNFRLYRYPLLLRMKLRNKLLGCCKLVSFSIVSVPFLL from the exons ATGGATCCCCAGTTGAAGCTCATCATGGACGAACTCAAGACGCTCACTGCTTCGGTCACTGATCTGAAGCTCTCGGTTGAGGACTGCATCGACGGGGTGGAGCGTTCTCTCGGCGACCGCTTCAGCGTCCTGGAAGGCGCCGCAAGTGAATTTGGGGACTGGAAGCCCCGAATTGAGTCTTTCATGGAGGATCTGCGCGTGGAGGTGGGCGCTCTCCGCAAGACGGTGAATCGGGTGGTGCTCGATTCCCATCTCCCACTACTCCGGGCATCCTTCCTACGCCCGGGTCGGGCGCTACTCCTACGCTTGCTGGCAAGCCGGGCGACGACCCTGATGGGCACCGTTCGTCATCAAGTTCCTGGGAGCCTGTGTTTGGGTCGGTGCTCACCCTTACGCACCTCCCGGTCACGG GAGGAGGTGCTGGAACCCATGAAGGACTTTCGTAAGCCCGAGTTCTTTTCTTCCGGTCGGGCTGCGGTCAAGGCGCCACTGCCCCTACCTCTGCCGCCCAAGGTGGACAAGGGGGGTACCCCTTCTCATGTTGCTGATCATTGTGCCGCGGATGCTTTTCGGCCACGACCCTTTGAGGACAAGTTGTCGGCTCTATGTGCTTATCACCGTGCTCGTGGGTTGTGTGAGAAATGCGTAGAGAAGTGGAGCAGGGATCCTCGATGTTCAGAACCTCACCCGCATGTTCTGCAGGAGCTATGGGATTTGtgtcaattggatgatcctgcTGAAGGGACTTCTTCTCCGGATGATTCGGTTTCTGCTGATCAGCTTATGTCTTATTGGTGGCAGCGGTTCAAG GTGCCTGATGGGGGAGTCCTACACTGCGACTCTTATTTTTCTGCTCTGCAGTGGACTACTAATGGGTGTTCTTTCCATTCCGAGGCAAAAGTGTTGCCACTGGCACACTATGATATGATTGTTGGGATGGACTGGTTGGAGTCCTTCAGTCCCATGAAAGTGGATTGGAAACAAAAGTGGTTGCTTATACCGTATCAAGGTTCTACTGCACTTTTGCAGGGTATTCAGTCCAGTATACCTGAGTTCTCAGTGGTCAAGATATGTGTTGTGCTCTTAGTGGATGGCAAGGCTGTGCAGTTGGAGGTGCCCCCTAACTTACATGCTCTTTTAGAGGAGTTCTCTGCTGTTTTTCAACCTCCTCTTGGTCTGCCACCTACCAGAGCTTGTGACCATTCTATTCCCTTAGTTCCTGGTGCTACTCCAGTTAATTTCAGACTCTATAGGTACCCCCTGCTATTAAGGATGAAATTGAGAAACAAGTTGCTGGGATGTTGCAAGCTAGTATCATTCAGCATAGTCTCAGTCCCTTTTCTTCTTTAG
- the LOC120658790 gene encoding uncharacterized protein LOC120658790 isoform X1, whose amino-acid sequence MHPQLHVATSQDRYARHRDEALAGAFEACRLLELDYSLNVTRIHGGSTMSMPAQLEAWTAQRDRARGILQVCGTRTEYEDSYGSSQASTSVPCGPAWQQPPLYHRQYEGSQQFTRAGPSLYHPMPPPGGYEGASSYPPPPPPETQGWSEDNDAASFEDFTWLFATPAQDNDPSLHTPVALLCHPARDVRPPDRHSYPTYHVHAQHKRGRMVEVVSCWHLFLYCYYGLFRLFGLWLFMIVIVYLSFVSIDIIDVNLLCLWVP is encoded by the exons atgcatccacagctgcatgttgcgacttcgcaggatcgctatgcacgacacagggatgaggcattagctggggcg ttCGAGGCCTGTAGGTTGCTTGAATTAGATTACTCACTGAATGTAACGAGGATTCATGGCGGGTCTACGATGAGCATGCCGGCACAACTCGAGGCCTGGACTGCTCAACGTGATAGAGCCCGAGGCATCCTTCAGGTCTGTGGTACGCGGACGGAGTACGAGGATTCCTACGGATCGTCGCAAGCGTCGACGTCGGTTCCTTGTGGTCCCGCATGGCAGCAGCCTCCCTTATACCACCGACAGTACGAAG gatcacaacagttcaccAGAGCGGGGCCGTCTTTGTATCACCCTATGCCGCCACCAGGAGGATATGAAGGAGCTtcttcctatccaccaccaccaccacctgaaACACAGG GGTGGTCTGAAGACAACGACGCGGCCTCCTTCGAAGACTTTACATGGTTGTTTGCTACGCCTGCCCAGGACAATGATCCCAGCTTGCATACACCTGTGGCTTTGTTATGCCATCCTGCCAGAGACGTGAGGCCACCGGACCGTCATAGCTACCCTACATatcacgtacacgcacaacATAAGAGAGGTCGAATGGTAGAGGTGGTTAGTTGTTGGCACTTGTTTCTCTATTGTTATTATGGACTGTTTCGACTGTTCGGATTATGGTTGTTTATGATTGTgatagtttacttgtcatttgtttctatagatattattgatgtgaacttgttatgtttgtgggttccataa
- the LOC120658790 gene encoding uncharacterized protein LOC120658790 isoform X2 — protein MHPQLHVATSQDRYARHRDEALAGAFEACRLLELDYSLNVTRIHGGSTMSMPAQLEAWTAQRDRARGILQVCGTRTEYEDSYGSSQASTSVPCGPAWQQPPLYHRQYEGYGYPGSQPYGGPGAS, from the exons atgcatccacagctgcatgttgcgacttcgcaggatcgctatgcacgacacagggatgaggcattagctggggcg ttCGAGGCCTGTAGGTTGCTTGAATTAGATTACTCACTGAATGTAACGAGGATTCATGGCGGGTCTACGATGAGCATGCCGGCACAACTCGAGGCCTGGACTGCTCAACGTGATAGAGCCCGAGGCATCCTTCAGGTCTGTGGTACGCGGACGGAGTACGAGGATTCCTACGGATCGTCGCAAGCGTCGACGTCGGTTCCTTGTGGTCCCGCATGGCAGCAGCCTCCCTTATACCACCGACAGTACGAAG GGTACGGGTACCCCGGTTCTCAGCCCTATGGAGGGCCAGGTGCCTCgtaa